The Candidatus Neomarinimicrobiota bacterium genomic sequence CAATATGGGACAAAAAATCGGGATAAATCGGTATAGAGACTGCGATTGCTATTGCAGCTTGAAGATTTGCGACTATTATAGTCACGTTAGTATGAGTTACTCTGAATTATCCTACCAATTTTCAATCCAAAAAAATACAAATATTTATTGAGGTATGCCGTGGCTAGTGTAAACATTAATAAAGATACCGATCCCCAGGAAACCAGTGAGTGGCTGGATTCTCTCGCAGCTGTTTTTGAAGAGGAGGGGGTTAATCGAGCCCATTTTCTGGTAAATGAACTTATCGATTATGCCAGCCGGCATGGTGTACGACTTCCCTATAGTCCCAACACATCCTACCTGAATACCATCCCCGTTTCCCAACAGCCGCAATTTCCTGGCGACAGGGATATCGAACGTCGTATTAAATCTATTGTGCGTTGGAATGCCATGGCCATGGTGGTTCGAGCCAACAAGGTCAGTGATGGTATTGGCGGTCACATCTCAACCTTCGCTTCTTCAGCAACTCTCCTGGAGATAGGCTTTAATCATTTTTTCAGATCAGCCACCGATGAGTTTGGTGGAGATATCGTATATTTTCAAGGTCATGGTTCACCGGGAATTTACGCACGCGCCTTTTTGGAAGGTCGCCTCAGTGAACAAGACCTGGTAAACTTTCGTCGTGAATTAGCCGATGGTGGCGGTCTATCATCCTATCCACACCCCTGGTTAATGCCCAATTTCTGGCAGTTCCCAACTGTTTCCATGGGTCTGGGACCCCTGCAGGCTATTTATCAAGCCCGCTTTATGCGCTATATGGAAAACCGCGAACTGATTCCAAGGAGTGATCGCAAAGTCTGGGCTTTCCTGGGTGATGGGGAAATGGATGAACCAGAATCGCTGGGAGCAATTACCCTGGCTTCCCGTGAAAAGCTGGACAACCTAATCTTTGTTGTAAACTGCAACATGCAACGACTAGATGGTCCTGTCCGCGGAAATGGCAAAGTGGTCCAGGAGCTGGAAGGAGCCTTCCGAGGTGCTGGCTGGAATGTCATTAAAGTTATTTGGGGCTCAGAATGGGATGAGCTGCTGGCCAAAGATAAAGACGGTATCCTGGCCAAGCGTATGGAAGAAGTTGTGGATGGTGACATCCTCAAATACATCGTTGAAGGTGGCGCTTATATTCGTGAGCATTTCTTTGGAGCATATCCTGAACTGCTTGAGATGGTGAATCATCTCAGTAATGAAGACCTGGAAAAGCTGAAACGCGGTGGACACGATCCTGCCAAGGTCTATGCCGCTTATGCTGAAGCATTGGCCCATGTGGATCAACCTACTGTGATCCTGACCAGTACTGTTAAAGGTTATGGAATGGGTGAAGCTGGTGAGGGTAAAAACATCACCCATGGCCAGAAAAAATTAAATGAAGAAGAATTAAAAGCCTTCCGCAGCCGTTTTGGTATTCCCATCTCAGATGAAGAGGTGATCAAGGCTCCCTTCTATCGTCCAGATGAAAATTCTGAAGAAGTCAAATATTTAAAAGCCCGCCGTGAAGCATTAGGTGGAAATTTCCCGGCTCGTCGGAGCTCAGCGGAACCCACCCAAACTCCTGAATTGTCAGCTTTCAAAGCTGCGCTTGAGGGCACTGGGGATCGGGCACAATCCACCACCATGGCCTTTGTGCGTATTTTATCAATGCTGACCAAGGATAAAATCATGGGCAAGCGGGTCGTGCCCATTGTACCAGATGAAGCCCGAACTTTTGGTATGGAAGCCCTGTTCAGGAGTCTGGGTATTTACTCAAGCGTCGGTCAGCTATACGATCCAGTGGATTCGGATCAATACCTGTATTATCGAGAAGATATCAAGGGGCAAATTTTAGAAGAGGGTATTACTGAAGCAGGTTCTGCAAGTTCCTGGGTTTCAGCTGCCACATCCTACAGCACACACGGTGTCAACATGATGCCATTTTATATTTACTACTCCATGTTTGGATTCCAGAGAGTAGGCGACATGTTCTGGCTGGCTGGTGATATCCGTGCCAGAGGCTTCCTGCTGGGAGCAACTGCTGGCAGAACAACCCTCAATGGGGAAGGTCTCCAGCATCAGGATGGACACAGTCTTCTTGCTGCTGCAACCATACCCAATTGCCGTGCTTACGATCCTGCATACTCCTACGAGATTGCAGTCATTATTCAGCATGGAATGAAACGAATGATGCAGGAACAGATTGATGAATTCTACTATCTCACCCTGGAGAATGAACCCTATATCCATCCAGCCATGCCCAAGAATGCCGAAGAAGGTATTATTAAGGGGATGTATCACCTTTCAAGTACGGGTAAAGCCAAAGCAGATATGCACGTTCAATTAATGGGCTCTGGAGCTATCCTGGGTGAAGTGCTGGCGGCTGCTGACATTCTTAAAAAGGAATGGAAAGTTACTGCCGATATCTGGAGTGTCACGAGTTATTCAGAACTGAGATTGGATGCCCAGGATGCACAACGCTGGAATCGTCTACACCCCACCAAGGAGAGGCGTAAAGCCTACGCGTGTGAGCTCATGCACAATAAGGTTGGTCCTGTGATCGCAGCGTCAGATTACATCAAGCTGGTTGCTGAACAGATATCCATTTTTATCGATAAACCATTTATTGCATTGGGAACTGATGGATTTGGCAGAAGTGAATCCAGGGAAAATCTCAGGAAATTCTTTGAAGTTGATCGTTATTCCATCGTAGCTACAGCACTTTTCCAATTACAAAAAATGGATGTGATCAAAGGCGATGTCGTGGCTAGGGCTATCAAAAAATATGGTATCCAAACTGAATCAGATAATCCAGTCAAGCGTTGACGAGGGTGTCATCCTGAGGCTCTCGAAGGATAGACAGGAGGCAAATATTTTTGTATACTTCGACCAGCCTACGCTTTCAAGCTATGGCTTGGCAGGCAGGCTCAGCATGACGTCTGTCCATCGGGCTTGTCATCCTGAGCTCATCGAAGGATGAAAATATCATATGTTTTATATAGAAAAAATTAAAGAGAATTGATATGCTTCGACAGGCTCAGCAAGACATGCCAAGAGATTTAGTGCTATAATATTATCTCATATTGAAATCGATTGAAGAAAGATAAAACCATGCTAAAAGAAATAATCATACCGGATCTTGGGGAAGGCATTGATAGTGTTGAAGTCGGAGAGATTAATGTCAAACCGGGTGATCATGTAGATGTGGGTGATATTCTTGTCCTCCTGGAAAGTGACAAGGCCTCCATGGAAATTGAAGCTGAGATTGCTGGGACAATAAAGGACGTTCGCATTACAACAGGCTCTGAAGTCAGTACCAATACCATCCTGGCCACCATTGAAGCAGATGAAGTTGAAGCAGAGGCTGCTCCTGAACCTGATGAAGTTCAAGCAAAGAAAAAACCTGCAAAAAAAGCAGAGGTGGAACCTCCAGTTGAAGAGGAAATCCCCAAAACACCCATTGAAGTTCCCGTTACCAAACGCCGTGTCATACCTGCCAGCCCATCGGTGCGCAGGTTTGCCCGTGAATTGGGTGCTGATCTCAGTCAGGTCAGCGGAACCGGTCCCAAGGGTCGTGTCCTCAAGGAAGATGTTCAGAATTATGTAAAGGGTCGTCTCAGCGATGCACCAGCCACAGGTATAAGCAGACCCGCCCAACCTGAAATTGATTTCAGCCAGTGGGGTGAAATTGAAAAGGTTCATTTGAGTAAAATCCGTCGGGCCACTGCGGTCAATCTCCAAAATGCCTGGCAGACCATTCCCCATGTAACCCAGTATGATGAAACCGATATTACGGATCTGGAAGCTTTTCGTCAGACTTACAAGCATTCTGCAGCCAAAGAGGGGGGTAAACTTTCGATTTTACCCTTTATCATGAAAGCGGTTGCCAATGCCCTCAAGGAATTTCCAGATTTTAATAGTTCATTGGATGCCACGGGTGAAAACCTGATCCATAAAAAATATATCCATCTGGGAATAGCTGTAGATACCCCAAATGGTCTGGTGGTTCCAATTATTCGTGATGTTGATCAGAAAAGTCTGAATGAACTTGCTGTGGAATTGGTGGATGTGAGCACCCGTACCCGGGATCGCAAAATCAAACCTGCAGAACTGGTTGGAGCAACATTCTCTATTTCAAGTCTCGGTGGAATCAGCGGAACTGGTTTTTCACCCATTGTTAATCCACCACAAGTCGCCATTCTCGGTGTGTCGCGATCCAAGATTAAACCAGAGTATGATGGCGCTGAATTCCAACCACGTCTCATGCTGCCTTTCTCCCTATCCTATGATCACAGGGTCATCGATGGAGCTGCTGCAGCCAGATTTACAAAATTTATCGCTGATGAATTGAAAGCGATTAAGAATTTATTTTAGTTTCAGGAGTTTTGGATGTCTAAATCCCTTCATGCCGATGTTGTCGTTCTAGGTGCTGGTCCAGGAGGTTATGCTGCTGCATTTCGAGCATCTGATCTTGGCAAATCTGTCATTCTCATTGACAAGGATAAAACCCTGGGTGGCGTTTGCTTAAATAGAGGGTGTATTCCTTCCAAAGCCCTGCTCCATCTTGCACGGGTAAAATCTGAAAGCTCTGAAGTGAAGCACTTTGGTCTGACTTTTTCAGAACCGGTATGGGACCTTGAAGCAGTTAAAAAGTGGAAGAACGAGAGAGTCGTTGGTCGCCTGACCAAGGGCATCGCTGCCCTGGCCAAAGCCCGCAAAGTCCAGATTGTAACTGGATCAGGCGTATTCACATCTCCAACAAGCATTGAGGTAACTGGAGCTGATGGTATCGTTGAAGTCACCTTTGAAGACGCCATTATTGCAGTAGGCTCGCATCCCACAAAGATTCCTGGTTTTCCTGAAGATCCCCGGATCATGGATTCTACTTCAGCACTTGATCTGGATGGTATCCCAGAAAACCTGCTCATTATTGGTGGTGGCTATATCGGTTTGGAAATGGGCACGATCTACTCAGCTCTGGGATCAAAAGTCACGGTGGTGGAATTCATGCCCAATCTGCTTCCTGGTGCCGATCCAGACGTGGTCAAGCCCCTGGAAAAGCGTTTGAGGAAAGATTTTGCATCCATCCAGACAGGCACCAAAGTTTTGGGAATTGAACCCCACAAAGATTATCTGGAAGTAAAAATTGAAGGTAAATCCGGACCTGAGACCATGCAGGTTGATAAGGTCTTGGTGGCTGTGGGTCGTCGTCCTAATACATTTGGCAGTGGCTTTGAAAACATCGGTCTGGACATAGATGAGCGTGGGTTCATCAAGGTTGATGAGAAGCGAGGGACCAATATTCCGCATATCTATGCCATCGGTGATATCACCGGAGATCCCATGCTGGCCCACAAAGCGACTCATGAAGGCAAAGTGGCTGCAGAG encodes the following:
- the aceE gene encoding pyruvate dehydrogenase (acetyl-transferring), homodimeric type → MASVNINKDTDPQETSEWLDSLAAVFEEEGVNRAHFLVNELIDYASRHGVRLPYSPNTSYLNTIPVSQQPQFPGDRDIERRIKSIVRWNAMAMVVRANKVSDGIGGHISTFASSATLLEIGFNHFFRSATDEFGGDIVYFQGHGSPGIYARAFLEGRLSEQDLVNFRRELADGGGLSSYPHPWLMPNFWQFPTVSMGLGPLQAIYQARFMRYMENRELIPRSDRKVWAFLGDGEMDEPESLGAITLASREKLDNLIFVVNCNMQRLDGPVRGNGKVVQELEGAFRGAGWNVIKVIWGSEWDELLAKDKDGILAKRMEEVVDGDILKYIVEGGAYIREHFFGAYPELLEMVNHLSNEDLEKLKRGGHDPAKVYAAYAEALAHVDQPTVILTSTVKGYGMGEAGEGKNITHGQKKLNEEELKAFRSRFGIPISDEEVIKAPFYRPDENSEEVKYLKARREALGGNFPARRSSAEPTQTPELSAFKAALEGTGDRAQSTTMAFVRILSMLTKDKIMGKRVVPIVPDEARTFGMEALFRSLGIYSSVGQLYDPVDSDQYLYYREDIKGQILEEGITEAGSASSWVSAATSYSTHGVNMMPFYIYYSMFGFQRVGDMFWLAGDIRARGFLLGATAGRTTLNGEGLQHQDGHSLLAAATIPNCRAYDPAYSYEIAVIIQHGMKRMMQEQIDEFYYLTLENEPYIHPAMPKNAEEGIIKGMYHLSSTGKAKADMHVQLMGSGAILGEVLAAADILKKEWKVTADIWSVTSYSELRLDAQDAQRWNRLHPTKERRKAYACELMHNKVGPVIAASDYIKLVAEQISIFIDKPFIALGTDGFGRSESRENLRKFFEVDRYSIVATALFQLQKMDVIKGDVVARAIKKYGIQTESDNPVKR
- a CDS encoding 2-oxo acid dehydrogenase subunit E2, translated to MLKEIIIPDLGEGIDSVEVGEINVKPGDHVDVGDILVLLESDKASMEIEAEIAGTIKDVRITTGSEVSTNTILATIEADEVEAEAAPEPDEVQAKKKPAKKAEVEPPVEEEIPKTPIEVPVTKRRVIPASPSVRRFARELGADLSQVSGTGPKGRVLKEDVQNYVKGRLSDAPATGISRPAQPEIDFSQWGEIEKVHLSKIRRATAVNLQNAWQTIPHVTQYDETDITDLEAFRQTYKHSAAKEGGKLSILPFIMKAVANALKEFPDFNSSLDATGENLIHKKYIHLGIAVDTPNGLVVPIIRDVDQKSLNELAVELVDVSTRTRDRKIKPAELVGATFSISSLGGISGTGFSPIVNPPQVAILGVSRSKIKPEYDGAEFQPRLMLPFSLSYDHRVIDGAAAARFTKFIADELKAIKNLF
- the lpdA gene encoding dihydrolipoyl dehydrogenase gives rise to the protein MSKSLHADVVVLGAGPGGYAAAFRASDLGKSVILIDKDKTLGGVCLNRGCIPSKALLHLARVKSESSEVKHFGLTFSEPVWDLEAVKKWKNERVVGRLTKGIAALAKARKVQIVTGSGVFTSPTSIEVTGADGIVEVTFEDAIIAVGSHPTKIPGFPEDPRIMDSTSALDLDGIPENLLIIGGGYIGLEMGTIYSALGSKVTVVEFMPNLLPGADPDVVKPLEKRLRKDFASIQTGTKVLGIEPHKDYLEVKIEGKSGPETMQVDKVLVAVGRRPNTFGSGFENIGLDIDERGFIKVDEKRGTNIPHIYAIGDITGDPMLAHKATHEGKVAAEVICGQPAAFDVSIIPAVIFTDPEIAWAGLTETQAKEQGIAYDKGVFPWSASGRALALGRTEGFSKALFDKESGKLIGMSIVGTNAGDLIAEAVLAMEMGADAEDIALIIHPHPSLSESVGNAAEIVAGSITDLFSPKK